A region of Salvelinus alpinus chromosome 6, SLU_Salpinus.1, whole genome shotgun sequence DNA encodes the following proteins:
- the LOC139579126 gene encoding protein mab-21-like 2, which translates to MIATQAKLVYQLNKYYSERCQTRKAAIAKTIREVCKVVSDVLKEVEVQEPRFISSLSEIEARFEGMEVIAPNEFEVVLYLNQMGVFNFVDDGSLPGCAVLKLSDGRKRSMSLWVEFITASGYLSARKIRSRFQTLVAQAVDKCSYRDVVKMVADTSEVKLRIRERYVVQITPAFKCTGIWPRSAAQWPMPHIPWPGPNRVAEVKAEGFNLLSKECYSLTGKQSSAESDAWVLQFSEAENRLLMAGCRKRCLSVLKTLRDRHLELPGQPLQSYHMKTLLLYECEKHPRETDWDESCLGDRINGILLQLISCLQCRRCPHYFLPNLDLFQGKPHSALEAAAKQTWRLAREILTNAKSLDKL; encoded by the coding sequence ATGATCGCGACGCAGGCAAAGCTGGTCTACCAGCTCAACAAATACTACAGCGAGAGATGCCAAACTCGAAAAGCGGCCATTGCAAAGACTATCCGGGAGGTGTGTAAGGTAGTGTCGGACGTCCTGAAGGAGGTCGAGGTGCAGGAACCCCGGTTCATCTCCTCTCTCAGCGAGATAGAGGCGCGCTTCGAGGGGATGGAGGTCATAGCCCCCAACGAGTTCGAGGTGGTCCTCTACCTCAACCAGATGGGAGTGTTCAACTTTGTTGACGATGGTTCTCTGCCCGGCTGCGCTGTACTGAAGCTGAGCGACGGTCGCAAAAGAAGTATGTCTCTCTGGGTCGAGTTCATAACGGCCTCGGGCTACCTTTCCGCCCGGAAGATCCGCTCAAGGTttcagactctggtggcgcaagCGGTGGATAAGTGTAGCTACCGTGACGTGGTTAAAATGGTAGCAGATACAAGTGAGGTAAAACTAAGGATCCGGGAGAGATACGTGGTTCAGATCACCCCTGCGTTCAAGTGCACAGGGATCTGGCCTAGGAGCGCTGCCCAGTGGCCCATGCCCCATATCCCCTGGCCTGGTCCGAACCGGGTGGCCGAGGTCAAGGCCGAGGGCTTTAACCTGCTCTCCAAAGAGTGCTACTCGTTGACCGGGAAACAGAGCTCGGCTGAGAGTGACGCCTGGGTCTTGCAGTTCAGCGAGGCCGAGAATAGGCTCCTGATGGCGGGATGCAGGAAAAGATGCCTCTCGGTCCTGAAGACTCTCCGCGACCGTCATCTCGAGCTACCCGGTCAGCCACTCCAGAGCTACCACATGAAGACCCTGCTGCTGTATGAGTGTGAGAAACACCCGAGAGAGACCGACTGGGACGAGTCCTGCCTCGGAGATCGAATCAACGGAATTCTGCTGCAGCTCATCTCGTGTTTGCAGTGCCGCAGATGCCCCCATTATTTCTTACCAAATTTGGACCTGTTTCAGGGGAAGCCACACTCGGCCCTTGAAGCTGCCGCAAAGCAGACGTGGAGACTGGCGAGGGAAATCCTCACGAATGCAAAAAGTTTGGACAAATTATAA